The following coding sequences are from one Brienomyrus brachyistius isolate T26 chromosome 2, BBRACH_0.4, whole genome shotgun sequence window:
- the osbp2b gene encoding oxysterol-binding protein 2 isoform X3 — translation MINACRDFLDLAETHSRRWQRALQHEREQRSRLEETIEQLAKQHNTLERAWKEGPPLTANTPATAAAPAPAKGGVTDSSNCQILRYIPRALGRAASWVPVSTAAAADAVLVLPERSERCIARYQGCINHKSPPGPTFGSERPQKGEASDEDEDTEYFDAMEDAPAFITVTATDHTQHKRSVSNLSGASGGHPSDWNHDDNVSPTCNDSSVGKELRRSRRSRIPDKPNYSLNLWSIMKNCIGKELSKIPMPVNFNEPLSMLQRLTEDLEYHELLDKAARCDSSLEQMCYVAAFSVSSYSTTVHRTAKPFNPLLGETYELDRLEDYGYRSLCEQVSHHPPAAAHHVQSLRGWSLWQEITISSKFRGKYLSIMPLGAIHLQFHASGNHYVWHKVTSTVHNIIVGKLWIDQSGDIDIVNHKTKETCQLKFSPYSYFSRDVPRKVTGVVMDTDGQAHYILSGTWDDKMESAKIVQSSRGNSSSEGKQKTVYQTLTPKLLWKKYPLPENAEQMYYFSSLALTLNEPEEGMGPTDSRLRPDQRLMEAGRWDEANVEKQRLEEKQRAVRRKREADANSALEEGREYEGYQPIWFRKRTDPATGEASFVYAGGYWEAKEKQDWSLCPQIF, via the exons ATGATCAAT GCTTGCCGCGACTTCCTGGATCTAGCGGAGACGCACAGCCGGCGATGGCAGCGCGCCCTGCAGCATGAGCGTGAGCAGCGCAGCCGCCTGGAGGAGACCATCGAGCAGCTGGCCAAGCAACACAACACCCTGGAAAGGGCCTGGAAGGAGGGCCCTCCACTGACAGCCAATACACCTGCCACCGCCGCCGCTCCCGCCCCGGCCAAGG GTGGCGTAACCGATTCTTCGAACTGTCAAATTCTGCGTTACATACCCCGAGCCCTCGGGCGGGCCGCCAGTTGGGTTCCAGTTTCTACTGCAGCTGCGGCTGATGCTGTCCTCGTGCTTCCAGAACGTTCTGAGCGCTGCATAGCGAGATACCAAGGCTGTATCAACCATAAAAGCCCACCAGGTCCCACCTTTG GCAGTGAACGGCCACAGAAAGGGGAAGCGAGTGACGAAGATGAGGATACGGAGTACTTTGACGCCATGGAGGACGCGCCTGCCTTTATCACCGTGACCGCCACAGACCACACCCAGCACAA ACGATCCGTAAGCAACCTGAGCGGAGCAAGCGGAGGTCACCCCAGCGACTGGAACCATGACGACAAC GTGTCCCCCACCTGTAACGACTCCTCGGTAGGGAAGGAGCTGCGCAGGAGCAGGCGCAGCCGCATCCCGGACAAGCCCAACTACTCACTCAACCTGTGGAGCATCATGAAGAACTGCATCGGCAAGGAGCTCTCCAAGATCCCCATGCCC GTGAACTTCAACGAGCCGCTGTCCATGCTACAGCGGCTGACGGAGGACCTGGAGTACCACGAGCTGCTGGACAAGGCGGCACGCTGTGACAGCTCTCTGGAGCAGATGTGCTATGTGGCAGCCTTCTCTGTGTCCTCCTACTCTACCACTGTGCATCGCACAGCCAAGCCCTTCAACCCGCTGCTGGGGGAGACCTACGAGCTGGACCGGCTGGAAGACTATGGCTATCGCTCCCTCTGTGAGCAG GTTAGTCACCACCCCCCGGCGGCGGCCCACCATGTGCAGTCACTGCGTGGCTGGTCACTGTGGCAGGAGATTACCATCAGCAGCAAGTTCCGTGGAAAATACCTGTCCATCATGCCTCTGG GCGCCATCCACCTGCAGTTCCATGCCTCGGGGAACCACTATGTGTGGCATAAGGTCACATCCACTGTGCACAACATCATCGTGGGCAAGCTGTGGATCGACCAG TCGGGGGACATCGACATCGTCAACCACAAGACCAAAGAGACCTGTCAGCTCAAATTCTCCCCGTACAGCTATTTCTCCCGGGATGTCCCACGCAAG GTCACGGGCGTGGTGATGGACACCGACGGCCAGGCACACTACATTCTCTCCGGCACGTGGGATGACAAGATGGAGAGTGCTAAGATCGTGCAGAGCAGCCGTGGCAACAGCAGTTCCGAGGGCAAGCAGAAGACCGTCTACCAGACCCTGACACCCAAGCTGCTCTGGAAGAAGTACCCCCTGCC GGAGAACGCAGAACAGATGTACTACTTCTCCTCACTGGCGCTGACGCTGAATGAGCCCGAGGAGGGTATGGGGCCCACAGACAGCCGCCTGCGACCCGACCAGCGTCTCATGGAGGCCGGCCGCTGGGACGAGGCCAACGTGGAGAAGCAGCGGCTGGAGGAGAAGCAGCGGGccgtgaggaggaagagggaggCCGATGCAAACAGTGCGCTGGAGGAGG GCCGTGAGTACGAGGGCTACCAGCCTATCTGGTTCAGGAAGAGGACGGATCCCGCCACCGGGGAGGCCAGCTTTGTTTACGCTGGCGGCTACTGGGAGGCCAAGGAAAAGCAGGACTGGAGTCTGTGCCCTCAGATCTTCTGA
- the osbp2b gene encoding oxysterol-binding protein 2 isoform X4: MNKACRDFLDLAETHSRRWQRALQHEREQRSRLEETIEQLAKQHNTLERAWKEGPPLTANTPATAAAPAPAKGGVTDSSNCQILRYIPRALGRAASWVPVSTAAAADAVLVLPERSERCIARYQGCINHKSPPGPTFGSERPQKGEASDEDEDTEYFDAMEDAPAFITVTATDHTQHKRSVSNLSGASGGHPSDWNHDDNVSPTCNDSSVGKELRRSRRSRIPDKPNYSLNLWSIMKNCIGKELSKIPMPVNFNEPLSMLQRLTEDLEYHELLDKAARCDSSLEQMCYVAAFSVSSYSTTVHRTAKPFNPLLGETYELDRLEDYGYRSLCEQVSHHPPAAAHHVQSLRGWSLWQEITISSKFRGKYLSIMPLGAIHLQFHASGNHYVWHKVTSTVHNIIVGKLWIDQSGDIDIVNHKTKETCQLKFSPYSYFSRDVPRKVTGVVMDTDGQAHYILSGTWDDKMESAKIVQSSRGNSSSEGKQKTVYQTLTPKLLWKKYPLPENAEQMYYFSSLALTLNEPEEGMGPTDSRLRPDQRLMEAGRWDEANVEKQRLEEKQRAVRRKREADANSALEEGREYEGYQPIWFRKRTDPATGEASFVYAGGYWEAKEKQDWSLCPQIF, encoded by the exons ATGAACAAG GCTTGCCGCGACTTCCTGGATCTAGCGGAGACGCACAGCCGGCGATGGCAGCGCGCCCTGCAGCATGAGCGTGAGCAGCGCAGCCGCCTGGAGGAGACCATCGAGCAGCTGGCCAAGCAACACAACACCCTGGAAAGGGCCTGGAAGGAGGGCCCTCCACTGACAGCCAATACACCTGCCACCGCCGCCGCTCCCGCCCCGGCCAAGG GTGGCGTAACCGATTCTTCGAACTGTCAAATTCTGCGTTACATACCCCGAGCCCTCGGGCGGGCCGCCAGTTGGGTTCCAGTTTCTACTGCAGCTGCGGCTGATGCTGTCCTCGTGCTTCCAGAACGTTCTGAGCGCTGCATAGCGAGATACCAAGGCTGTATCAACCATAAAAGCCCACCAGGTCCCACCTTTG GCAGTGAACGGCCACAGAAAGGGGAAGCGAGTGACGAAGATGAGGATACGGAGTACTTTGACGCCATGGAGGACGCGCCTGCCTTTATCACCGTGACCGCCACAGACCACACCCAGCACAA ACGATCCGTAAGCAACCTGAGCGGAGCAAGCGGAGGTCACCCCAGCGACTGGAACCATGACGACAAC GTGTCCCCCACCTGTAACGACTCCTCGGTAGGGAAGGAGCTGCGCAGGAGCAGGCGCAGCCGCATCCCGGACAAGCCCAACTACTCACTCAACCTGTGGAGCATCATGAAGAACTGCATCGGCAAGGAGCTCTCCAAGATCCCCATGCCC GTGAACTTCAACGAGCCGCTGTCCATGCTACAGCGGCTGACGGAGGACCTGGAGTACCACGAGCTGCTGGACAAGGCGGCACGCTGTGACAGCTCTCTGGAGCAGATGTGCTATGTGGCAGCCTTCTCTGTGTCCTCCTACTCTACCACTGTGCATCGCACAGCCAAGCCCTTCAACCCGCTGCTGGGGGAGACCTACGAGCTGGACCGGCTGGAAGACTATGGCTATCGCTCCCTCTGTGAGCAG GTTAGTCACCACCCCCCGGCGGCGGCCCACCATGTGCAGTCACTGCGTGGCTGGTCACTGTGGCAGGAGATTACCATCAGCAGCAAGTTCCGTGGAAAATACCTGTCCATCATGCCTCTGG GCGCCATCCACCTGCAGTTCCATGCCTCGGGGAACCACTATGTGTGGCATAAGGTCACATCCACTGTGCACAACATCATCGTGGGCAAGCTGTGGATCGACCAG TCGGGGGACATCGACATCGTCAACCACAAGACCAAAGAGACCTGTCAGCTCAAATTCTCCCCGTACAGCTATTTCTCCCGGGATGTCCCACGCAAG GTCACGGGCGTGGTGATGGACACCGACGGCCAGGCACACTACATTCTCTCCGGCACGTGGGATGACAAGATGGAGAGTGCTAAGATCGTGCAGAGCAGCCGTGGCAACAGCAGTTCCGAGGGCAAGCAGAAGACCGTCTACCAGACCCTGACACCCAAGCTGCTCTGGAAGAAGTACCCCCTGCC GGAGAACGCAGAACAGATGTACTACTTCTCCTCACTGGCGCTGACGCTGAATGAGCCCGAGGAGGGTATGGGGCCCACAGACAGCCGCCTGCGACCCGACCAGCGTCTCATGGAGGCCGGCCGCTGGGACGAGGCCAACGTGGAGAAGCAGCGGCTGGAGGAGAAGCAGCGGGccgtgaggaggaagagggaggCCGATGCAAACAGTGCGCTGGAGGAGG GCCGTGAGTACGAGGGCTACCAGCCTATCTGGTTCAGGAAGAGGACGGATCCCGCCACCGGGGAGGCCAGCTTTGTTTACGCTGGCGGCTACTGGGAGGCCAAGGAAAAGCAGGACTGGAGTCTGTGCCCTCAGATCTTCTGA